A single genomic interval of Amycolatopsis albispora harbors:
- a CDS encoding sensor histidine kinase, with translation MRGIRWRVKGRDRAALESLRRYTRYNVLFSMIAVASVLLLSEVRDQPSPLRLAGLAAGLVLVGLGHWRWTVRSIDRPAGRMPWWQAVAFTAVAGGLLVVAFTTVGNGAVWALAAGLIGHDLLVGRFPEAGWRFAAGFAALMGVVVTVTMLVTGEDAVLQQVVLVFWLTLVMTGAEVVLLRQWTLTLELEKARLDAAELATTKERLRLAEDLHDILGHALEVVSLKSELASRLSEVDPERSRAELTEVQRLARGAVHDVRALVQGRRSTELAIELAGARGLLESAGIRWQFTGDPARLGAEASQLLGRVLREAVTNLLRHADATHCLVRLEIRRDRAVLHVRNDGVAPMREDGREGSGLRGLTRRITEAGGEFSAEAHGNAFEVRAEVPR, from the coding sequence GTGCGCGGAATCAGGTGGCGGGTGAAGGGCCGGGATCGGGCCGCCCTCGAATCGTTGCGCCGCTACACCCGGTACAACGTGCTGTTCTCGATGATCGCGGTGGCCAGCGTGCTGCTGCTGAGCGAAGTCCGCGACCAGCCGAGCCCGCTGCGCCTGGCCGGTCTCGCCGCCGGACTGGTGCTGGTCGGGCTGGGGCACTGGCGGTGGACGGTGCGCTCGATCGACCGCCCGGCCGGCCGGATGCCGTGGTGGCAGGCCGTGGCGTTCACCGCCGTGGCCGGTGGGCTGCTGGTGGTCGCGTTCACCACCGTGGGCAACGGCGCGGTGTGGGCGCTGGCCGCCGGGCTGATCGGGCACGACCTGCTCGTCGGGCGCTTTCCCGAGGCAGGCTGGCGGTTCGCCGCCGGTTTCGCCGCGTTGATGGGCGTTGTGGTGACGGTGACCATGCTGGTCACCGGCGAGGACGCGGTGCTCCAGCAGGTCGTACTGGTGTTCTGGCTGACCCTGGTGATGACCGGCGCCGAGGTGGTGCTGCTCCGGCAGTGGACGCTCACCCTGGAACTGGAGAAGGCGCGCCTGGACGCGGCGGAACTGGCCACCACCAAGGAAAGGCTGCGGCTGGCCGAGGACCTGCACGACATCCTCGGGCACGCGCTCGAAGTGGTTTCGCTCAAGAGCGAGCTGGCCAGCAGGCTCAGCGAGGTCGATCCGGAGCGTTCGCGCGCCGAACTCACCGAGGTCCAGCGGCTGGCCAGGGGCGCGGTGCACGACGTGCGCGCGCTGGTGCAGGGCAGGCGGTCCACGGAACTGGCGATCGAGCTGGCCGGGGCACGCGGGCTGCTCGAATCGGCGGGCATCCGCTGGCAGTTCACCGGCGACCCGGCGCGGCTCGGCGCCGAGGCGAGCCAGCTGCTCGGCCGGGTGCTCCGCGAGGCGGTGACCAATCTGCTGCGGCACGCCGACGCCACGCATTGCCTGGTACGCCTGGAAATCCGCCGTGACCGGGCGGTGCTGCACGTGCGCAACGACGGTGTCGCGCCGATGCGCGAGGACGGCCGGGAGGGCTCAGGGCTGCGCGGGCTGACCCGGCGCATCACCGAAGCGGGCGGCGAGTTCAGCGCCGAAGCCCACGGCAATGCCTTCGAAGTGCGGGCGGAGGTGCCGCGATGA
- a CDS encoding response regulator transcription factor gives MIRVVLADDEQLTRQAIEALLNLEPDLTVVAGVADGAAALAAVAEHRPDVLVVDHEMPGLDGLAVLDRIAAGHPEVRSVMLTRHARPGVLRQALSSGAKGFLAKTAPASLLADVIRRVHSGLRYVDPEFAAEAIAEVDCPLTERELDVLRLVDDTTTATEIARVMHLSAGTVRNYTSSAMTKLGARSRGQAARIARDHGWI, from the coding sequence ATGATCCGCGTTGTGCTGGCCGACGACGAGCAGCTGACCCGGCAGGCCATCGAAGCGCTGCTCAACCTGGAACCCGACCTGACCGTGGTCGCCGGGGTGGCCGACGGGGCCGCGGCCCTGGCTGCGGTCGCCGAGCACCGGCCGGACGTGCTCGTGGTGGACCACGAGATGCCGGGGCTCGACGGTCTCGCCGTGCTCGACCGGATCGCCGCCGGGCATCCGGAGGTCCGCTCGGTGATGCTCACCCGGCACGCCAGGCCGGGCGTGCTGCGGCAGGCGCTTTCCTCCGGTGCCAAGGGTTTCCTGGCGAAGACCGCACCGGCTTCGCTGCTCGCCGACGTGATCCGGCGAGTCCACTCCGGACTCCGGTACGTCGATCCGGAGTTCGCCGCCGAAGCGATCGCCGAGGTCGACTGCCCGCTGACCGAGCGCGAGCTGGACGTGCTGCGCCTGGTCGACGACACCACCACGGCCACGGAGATCGCGCGGGTGATGCACCTGTCGGCGGGCACCGTGCGCAACTACACGTCGTCGGCGATGACGAAGCTGGGCGCACGCAGCCGCGGGCAAGCCGCGAGGATCGCCCGCGACCACGGCTGGATCTAG
- a CDS encoding M15 family metallopeptidase gives MSHILRKVLTAAAAVLLSGAAFAAPASAGHTRPFVVLKDFAPTIQHDIRYYGPHNFVGTPVDGYREPLCILTRPAAEALRRVQWQVLRHGYTLKVYDCFRPQRAVDHFVRWAKDLDDEKMKAEFYPNVAKDRLFADGYIAEKSGHSRGSTVDLTIVKLPPRPQRPYVPGEPLVPCTAPAGERFPDNSADMGTGFDCFDTLSHTANPLITGEAREHRDLLVTAMADAGFRNLPEEWWHFTLNDEPYPDTYFDFPVSRKSV, from the coding sequence ATGTCGCACATCCTCCGCAAGGTGCTCACCGCCGCCGCGGCCGTTCTGCTGTCCGGCGCCGCCTTCGCCGCCCCGGCTTCGGCCGGGCACACCCGCCCGTTCGTGGTGCTGAAGGACTTCGCACCGACCATCCAGCACGACATCCGCTACTACGGCCCGCACAACTTCGTCGGCACCCCGGTCGACGGTTACCGCGAACCGCTGTGCATCCTCACCCGCCCGGCCGCCGAAGCCCTGCGGCGCGTGCAGTGGCAGGTGCTCCGCCACGGGTACACGCTGAAGGTCTACGACTGCTTCCGCCCGCAGCGCGCGGTCGACCACTTCGTGCGCTGGGCCAAGGACCTCGACGACGAGAAGATGAAGGCCGAGTTCTACCCCAACGTGGCCAAGGACCGGCTGTTCGCCGACGGCTACATCGCGGAGAAGTCGGGCCACAGCCGGGGAAGCACGGTCGACCTGACCATCGTGAAGCTGCCGCCGCGACCGCAGCGCCCGTACGTGCCCGGCGAGCCGCTCGTGCCGTGCACGGCGCCGGCGGGTGAGCGCTTCCCCGACAACTCGGCGGACATGGGCACCGGCTTCGACTGCTTCGACACGCTCTCGCACACGGCGAACCCGCTGATCACCGGCGAGGCGCGGGAACACCGCGACCTGCTGGTGACCGCGATGGCCGACGCCGGTTTCCGCAACCTGCCCGAGGAATGGTGGCACTTCACGCTCAACGACGAGCCGTACCCGGACACCTACTTCGACTTCCCGGTTTCGCGGAAGTCGGTGTAG